From Salipiger profundus, a single genomic window includes:
- the hisS gene encoding histidine--tRNA ligase — protein sequence MAKQKKAPRPKAQTPKGFRDYFGQDVSERAEMLRAIAGVYHRYGFEALESSAVETVEALGKFLPDVDRPNEGVFAWQDEDEGWVALRYDLTAPLARVYAQHRNDLPLPYRRYAMGPVWRNEKPGPGRYRQFYQCDADTVGAASVAADAEICAMLADTLEVVGIPRGDYLVRVNNRKVLNGVLEAMGVADEHQQAAVLRTIDKFDKVGEQGVRELLGQGRLDASGAYIDGVGLSEAQAEPVLAFLTSKGTDAGETVANLRAAVGESAVGAEGVDELEQIGALLAAQGYGSDRIEIDPSVVRGLGYYTGPVFEAELTFEIFDDKGRKRQFGSVAGGGRYDDLVKRFTGQAVPATGVSIGVDRLLAALREKGRIGGEVQGPVVVTVMDRDRMADYQAMVAELRNAGIRAEVYLGNPKNFGNQLKYADKRHSPVAVIEGGDEKERGVVQIKDLVLGAKLAESASLEEWKERPSQYEVPRGEMVAKIREILAQWA from the coding sequence ATGGCGAAGCAGAAGAAAGCCCCCCGTCCCAAGGCGCAGACGCCCAAGGGATTCCGCGACTATTTCGGTCAGGACGTGAGCGAGCGCGCCGAGATGCTGCGCGCGATCGCCGGGGTCTACCATCGCTACGGCTTCGAGGCGCTGGAAAGCTCGGCCGTGGAGACCGTCGAGGCGCTCGGCAAGTTCCTGCCCGACGTCGACCGCCCCAACGAGGGCGTGTTCGCCTGGCAGGACGAGGACGAGGGCTGGGTGGCGCTGCGCTACGACCTGACGGCGCCGCTGGCGCGGGTCTATGCCCAGCACCGCAACGATCTGCCCCTGCCCTATCGCCGCTACGCCATGGGGCCGGTCTGGCGCAACGAGAAGCCCGGGCCGGGCCGCTACCGGCAGTTCTACCAGTGCGACGCCGACACCGTGGGGGCTGCCTCGGTCGCGGCGGATGCGGAGATCTGCGCGATGCTGGCGGACACGCTCGAGGTGGTGGGCATTCCGCGCGGCGACTACCTCGTGCGGGTGAACAACCGGAAGGTTCTGAACGGCGTGCTCGAGGCGATGGGTGTCGCCGACGAGCATCAGCAGGCCGCGGTGCTGCGCACCATCGACAAGTTCGACAAGGTCGGCGAACAGGGCGTGCGCGAGCTGCTCGGCCAAGGTCGGCTCGATGCCTCGGGCGCCTATATCGACGGCGTGGGTCTTTCGGAGGCGCAGGCCGAGCCGGTGCTGGCCTTCCTGACCTCGAAGGGTACGGACGCGGGCGAGACGGTCGCCAACCTGCGCGCCGCCGTCGGCGAGAGCGCGGTGGGCGCCGAGGGTGTCGACGAGCTCGAGCAGATCGGCGCGCTGCTGGCGGCGCAGGGCTACGGGTCGGACCGGATCGAGATCGACCCGTCGGTGGTGCGTGGCCTCGGCTATTACACCGGGCCGGTGTTCGAGGCGGAGCTGACCTTCGAGATCTTCGACGACAAGGGCCGCAAGCGGCAGTTCGGCTCGGTCGCGGGTGGCGGGCGCTACGACGACCTGGTGAAACGCTTCACCGGGCAGGCGGTGCCGGCGACCGGCGTGTCGATCGGGGTCGACCGGCTGCTCGCCGCGCTGCGCGAGAAGGGCCGGATCGGCGGCGAGGTGCAGGGGCCCGTGGTCGTGACCGTCATGGACCGCGACCGCATGGCCGACTACCAGGCGATGGTGGCCGAGCTCCGCAACGCCGGCATCCGCGCCGAGGTCTACCTCGGCAACCCGAAGAACTTCGGCAACCAGCTGAAATACGCGGACAAGCGCCATTCCCCCGTGGCCGTCATCGAGGGCGGCGACGAGAAGGAGCGCGGCGTGGTGCAGATCAAGGACCTGGTCCTCGGCGCGAAGCTCGCCGAGAGC
- a CDS encoding SlyX family protein produces the protein MPSDTDPMQERIAHLERTVDDLSETVARQDRELSLLTRRVAMLMEREAARQDEGSGGAVFGDERPPHY, from the coding sequence ATGCCCAGCGACACCGACCCGATGCAGGAGCGCATCGCCCATCTCGAGCGCACCGTCGACGATCTCTCCGAGACCGTCGCCCGGCAGGACCGCGAGCTCTCGCTGCTCACCCGCCGCGTGGCGATGCTGATGGAGCGCGAGGCCGCGCGGCAGGACGAGGGCAGCGGCGGCGCGGTCTTCGGCGACGAGCGCCCGCCGCACTACTGA